From Pseudarthrobacter equi, a single genomic window includes:
- the hrpA gene encoding ATP-dependent RNA helicase HrpA, translating into MTFHISYPAELPVSERREDLMAAIAANQVTIIAGETGSGKTTQIPKMCLELGLGENGLIGHTQPRRLAARTVAERIAEELGVEIGQEVGFQVRFTGEVSKATKVKLMTDGILLAEIQRDKLLRKYNAIIIDEAHERSLNIDFILGYLKRILPQRPDLKLIITSATIDPERFAHHFGTPETPAPIIEVSGRTFPVEIRYRPLSQPREEDDDASDDELEEDRDPLDAVCDAVDELAAEAPGDILVFFSGEREIRDAAEALQARIQGNRRLAGTEVLPLFARLSLQEQHKVFHPGSKRRIVLATNVAETSLTVPGIKYVIDTGTARISRYSHRTKVQRLPIERVSQASANQRSGRCGRVSDGIAIRLYSEEDFESRPQFTDPEILRTNLAAVILQMTAMGVARGPKDVEEFPFVEPPETRAINDGVTLLRELGALAPPRSQGKAGQAETGTRGGPQGGGLTAVGQKLAQLPVDPRLGRMIVEAGKRNCVREVMILAAALTIQDPRERPTDKQQLAAEKHNRFKDENSDFTGYLNLWNYLQEKQQELSSSAFRRLCRAEFINYLRVREWQDLFTQLRQLARPLGISLDNKRLTDPVGNHEGVHISLLSGLLSHIGILDERKREYAGARGSRFAIFPGSALFKKSPTFVMAAELVETSRLWARVAAKFDPDWAEQVAPDLVKRSYSEPHWSTRQGAVMAYEKVTLYGVPIIAQRRINYGRVDPVVARELFIRHALVEGDWRTHHKFFHRNRALLHEVEELEARMRRRDLMVDDDTLFDFYDARVGADVVSERHFDKWWKDARRDNPDLLDFDKALLLSDDAEDLDEAAYPKTWLHKGFELPLTYEFHPVAPGSPPNPSDGVTAEVPVLFLNQLDDAPFRWLIPGQRVELVTALIKSLPKQVRKNFVPAPDVARQAVALLEADFDPATDGLEPSLELALRRLRGAVIPPGSWNWDAVPPHLRVSFTVVDSKGKALGEGKDLAALQESLAPATRRAIAESLGATPATTTRAKAQGKGQGPSGAAPAGATRDAGAAPAGQPAPTNAGDSQAAAGFVERDGLTEWSFGTVERKVSNMVKGHTVTGYPALVDQGTSVSLQVFQTPDEQLDAMRGGVIRLLALRVPAPDRYVLEHLSNTEKLTFSQNPHGSVSALIADCALAAIDKLTPAELPWDRNAFDRLYEVVRAELIDTVFSVTAVVERILASTRRIEKQLKGTTSLSLISALNDVKSQLEQLVYPGFVARTGYAQLSQLPRYLTAIEKRLERLPGNVQRDALNMAVVQRLEDDYDDAVSALLPGRRAGHELTQVRWMLEELRVSLFAVELGTAYSVSEKRIRTVLNKALAPA; encoded by the coding sequence ATGACTTTTCACATTTCCTATCCCGCCGAGCTGCCGGTCTCCGAGCGCCGCGAGGACCTGATGGCAGCCATTGCGGCCAACCAGGTGACTATCATTGCCGGCGAGACCGGTTCCGGAAAGACCACCCAGATCCCCAAGATGTGCCTGGAACTGGGCCTGGGCGAGAACGGGCTGATCGGCCACACCCAGCCGCGCCGGCTCGCCGCCCGCACCGTCGCCGAACGCATCGCCGAGGAACTGGGCGTGGAGATCGGCCAGGAGGTGGGGTTCCAGGTCCGCTTCACCGGCGAAGTCAGCAAGGCCACCAAGGTCAAACTGATGACCGACGGCATCCTGCTGGCCGAGATCCAGCGCGACAAGCTGCTCCGCAAGTACAACGCCATCATCATTGATGAAGCCCATGAGCGCAGCCTCAACATCGACTTCATCCTCGGCTACCTGAAGCGGATCCTCCCCCAGCGGCCGGACCTGAAACTCATCATCACCTCGGCCACCATCGATCCCGAGCGCTTCGCCCACCACTTCGGCACGCCGGAAACACCGGCACCCATCATCGAGGTCTCCGGCCGTACCTTCCCGGTGGAAATCCGTTACCGCCCCCTCTCCCAGCCCAGGGAGGAAGACGATGACGCCTCGGACGACGAGCTTGAAGAGGACCGCGACCCCCTGGACGCCGTCTGCGACGCCGTGGACGAACTCGCGGCGGAAGCCCCGGGCGACATCCTCGTGTTCTTCTCCGGCGAGCGCGAGATCCGAGACGCCGCCGAAGCACTCCAGGCGCGCATCCAGGGGAACCGCCGGCTCGCAGGCACCGAGGTGCTACCGCTCTTCGCCCGCCTGAGCCTGCAGGAACAGCACAAGGTCTTCCACCCGGGCAGCAAGCGCCGGATCGTGCTGGCCACCAACGTGGCAGAAACCTCGCTGACGGTCCCCGGCATCAAATACGTCATCGATACCGGCACGGCCCGCATCTCGCGGTACTCACACCGCACCAAGGTCCAGCGGCTGCCCATCGAACGGGTTTCCCAGGCCTCAGCCAACCAGCGGTCCGGCCGCTGTGGCCGCGTCTCTGACGGCATCGCCATCCGGCTGTACTCGGAGGAGGACTTCGAGTCCCGCCCCCAGTTCACCGATCCTGAGATCCTGCGAACCAACTTGGCAGCAGTAATCCTGCAGATGACCGCCATGGGCGTGGCACGCGGACCCAAGGACGTGGAGGAATTCCCCTTCGTCGAACCGCCGGAAACCCGGGCCATCAACGACGGCGTCACCCTCCTTCGCGAGCTCGGCGCCCTGGCTCCCCCGCGGTCCCAAGGCAAGGCCGGGCAGGCGGAAACAGGCACCCGGGGCGGACCCCAGGGCGGCGGCCTCACCGCCGTCGGGCAGAAACTTGCCCAGCTGCCCGTGGACCCCCGCCTGGGCCGCATGATCGTGGAGGCCGGCAAACGCAACTGCGTGCGGGAAGTCATGATCCTCGCCGCTGCGCTCACCATCCAGGACCCGCGCGAGCGCCCCACGGACAAGCAGCAACTGGCGGCAGAGAAGCACAACCGGTTCAAGGACGAAAACTCGGACTTCACCGGTTACCTGAACCTCTGGAACTACCTGCAGGAGAAGCAGCAGGAACTGTCGTCGTCGGCGTTCCGCCGCCTGTGCCGGGCGGAGTTCATCAACTATCTCCGGGTCCGGGAGTGGCAGGACCTGTTCACCCAGCTGCGCCAGCTGGCCCGCCCGCTGGGCATCAGCCTGGACAACAAGCGGCTCACGGATCCGGTGGGGAACCACGAGGGTGTCCACATCAGCCTGCTGTCCGGGCTGCTGAGCCACATCGGCATCCTGGACGAACGCAAGCGCGAATATGCCGGTGCCCGGGGCAGCCGGTTCGCCATCTTCCCGGGCTCCGCATTGTTCAAGAAGTCACCTACGTTCGTCATGGCTGCCGAATTGGTGGAAACCAGCCGGCTGTGGGCCAGGGTGGCCGCGAAGTTCGATCCCGACTGGGCCGAGCAGGTGGCACCGGACCTGGTGAAGCGCAGCTACAGCGAGCCGCACTGGTCAACGCGCCAGGGCGCCGTCATGGCCTACGAGAAGGTGACCCTCTACGGTGTCCCCATCATCGCCCAGCGGCGGATCAACTATGGCCGGGTGGACCCGGTGGTGGCGAGGGAGCTGTTCATCCGGCACGCCCTGGTGGAGGGCGACTGGCGCACCCACCACAAGTTCTTCCACCGCAACCGTGCCCTCCTGCACGAGGTGGAAGAGCTTGAAGCCCGGATGCGGCGCCGTGACCTGATGGTCGACGACGACACGCTCTTCGACTTCTACGACGCCCGGGTGGGCGCCGATGTGGTCTCGGAACGCCACTTCGACAAGTGGTGGAAGGATGCCCGCCGGGACAATCCCGACCTGCTGGACTTCGACAAGGCACTCCTGCTCAGTGACGATGCCGAAGACCTTGACGAGGCCGCCTACCCGAAGACCTGGCTTCATAAGGGCTTCGAACTTCCGCTGACCTACGAGTTCCACCCGGTGGCCCCCGGGTCTCCCCCGAACCCCTCCGACGGCGTGACGGCGGAAGTTCCCGTGCTGTTCCTCAACCAGCTCGATGACGCCCCGTTCCGGTGGCTGATCCCCGGACAGCGCGTGGAGCTGGTGACGGCCCTGATCAAATCGCTGCCAAAACAGGTGCGGAAGAACTTTGTCCCGGCCCCCGACGTGGCACGCCAGGCCGTGGCGCTGCTTGAGGCCGACTTCGATCCCGCCACGGACGGGCTGGAACCGTCACTGGAGCTGGCCCTGCGCCGCCTCCGCGGAGCGGTCATTCCCCCCGGCTCGTGGAACTGGGACGCCGTGCCGCCGCACCTGCGCGTGAGCTTCACGGTGGTAGATAGCAAAGGCAAGGCCCTGGGCGAAGGCAAGGACCTTGCGGCGCTCCAGGAGAGCCTCGCCCCGGCTACCCGGCGCGCCATTGCCGAGTCCCTCGGAGCCACGCCCGCCACCACGACCCGCGCGAAGGCCCAAGGCAAGGGCCAAGGGCCGTCCGGGGCCGCTCCAGCCGGAGCAACGCGCGACGCCGGAGCGGCGCCGGCCGGGCAGCCCGCCCCCACCAACGCCGGCGACAGCCAGGCCGCTGCCGGATTCGTGGAGCGCGACGGCCTGACGGAGTGGAGCTTCGGCACCGTAGAGCGCAAGGTCAGCAACATGGTCAAGGGCCATACGGTGACCGGGTACCCGGCGCTGGTGGACCAGGGCACATCCGTGTCGCTGCAGGTATTCCAGACGCCGGATGAGCAACTGGACGCCATGCGGGGCGGTGTCATCCGCCTGCTGGCGTTGCGCGTCCCGGCGCCGGACCGCTACGTCCTCGAACACCTGAGCAACACCGAAAAGCTCACCTTCAGCCAAAATCCGCACGGCTCAGTGTCAGCCCTGATCGCCGACTGCGCGCTGGCGGCCATCGATAAGCTCACCCCGGCTGAGCTGCCGTGGGACAGGAACGCCTTCGACCGGCTCTATGAGGTGGTCCGTGCGGAGCTGATCGACACCGTGTTCAGCGTGACTGCCGTCGTGGAGCGCATCCTCGCCAGCACCCGCCGGATCGAAAAGCAGCTCAAGGGCACCACCAGCCTGTCGCTGATCAGCGCCCTGAACGACGTCAAAAGCCAGCTGGAACAGCTGGTCTACCCCGGTTTTGTGGCACGCACGGGCTACGCGCAGCTCAGCCAGCTGCCCCGGTACCTCACTGCCATCGAGAAACGGCTGGAACGCCTGCCGGGCAACGTCCAGCGCGACGCCCTCAACATGGCCGTGGTCCAGCGTCTCGAAGACGACTACGACGATGCCGTCTCGGCGCTGCTGCCGGGGCGGCGCGCCGGGCATGAGTTAACCCAGGTGCGCTGGATGCTCGAGGAACTCCGGGTGAGCCTCTTCGCCGTCGAACTTGGAACTGCCTACTCCGTCTCGGAGAAGCGCATCCGCACCGTACTCAACAAGGCCCTGGCCCCGGCATAG
- a CDS encoding beta-ketoacyl-ACP synthase III produces MEISLAHGPAGTEIAGFGHAQPVRVMDNHELEGMMDTNDEWIRQRTGIITRRIAAEGETVVDLAIPAARMALEDSGVPAADIDLVVVATTTAAERSPNTAGRVSAALGLGRDGRGPAIMDVNTACSGFEYALGIADQAIRMGSASHAIVVGAETLSAVTDWTDRATAVLTADGAGAAVVRPSATPRIGPVVWGSEIGMADAVKISPPSGRFAQNGREVLRWALTKAPERARETVARAGLTLDDIQVLAAHQANLRIIEPLAEALGMTDRVVITDVTESGNTSAASVPLGLSKWWHSGKIPADVPALLFGFGGGFTYAGTVAMTPRRA; encoded by the coding sequence ATGGAGATTTCGCTTGCCCACGGGCCAGCCGGCACCGAGATAGCCGGCTTTGGCCACGCACAGCCGGTGCGCGTCATGGACAACCATGAGCTCGAAGGCATGATGGACACCAACGACGAATGGATCCGCCAGCGCACCGGCATCATCACGAGGCGGATCGCCGCGGAAGGCGAAACCGTAGTGGACCTCGCCATTCCCGCCGCACGGATGGCGCTGGAAGACTCAGGCGTTCCGGCCGCGGACATCGACCTCGTCGTCGTGGCCACCACCACTGCAGCCGAGCGGTCACCCAACACCGCCGGACGCGTGTCAGCAGCCCTCGGGCTGGGACGGGACGGCCGGGGACCCGCCATCATGGACGTCAACACGGCCTGTTCGGGATTCGAGTACGCCCTGGGCATCGCCGACCAGGCCATCCGCATGGGAAGCGCCTCGCACGCGATCGTGGTGGGGGCCGAGACCCTCTCGGCGGTGACTGACTGGACGGACCGTGCGACGGCGGTGCTCACCGCCGATGGTGCGGGCGCCGCCGTCGTGCGCCCCTCCGCCACCCCGCGGATCGGCCCGGTGGTGTGGGGTTCGGAAATCGGCATGGCCGACGCCGTCAAGATCTCCCCGCCCTCGGGACGCTTCGCCCAGAACGGCCGCGAGGTGTTGCGCTGGGCCCTCACCAAGGCACCGGAGCGCGCCCGCGAGACCGTTGCCCGCGCAGGCCTGACCCTGGACGACATCCAGGTGCTGGCCGCGCACCAGGCCAACCTGCGCATCATCGAGCCGCTGGCCGAGGCCCTGGGCATGACGGACCGCGTTGTCATCACCGATGTCACCGAATCGGGGAACACGTCTGCTGCCAGCGTGCCGCTCGGCTTGAGTAAGTGGTGGCACTCCGGCAAAATCCCTGCGGACGTCCCGGCATTGCTCTTCGGGTTCGGCGGAGGCTTTACCTACGCCGGCACGGTGGCGATGACGCCCCGCCGCGCGTAA
- a CDS encoding HIT family protein, producing the protein MSTLFTKILNGEIPGRFVWREDGVGAFLTTGPLADGHTLVVPTEEVDRWTDASPETLTKVMEVARRIGAVQVDIFGASRAGLIVAGYEINHLHVHVWPSRTMADFDFGSADQNPDPAVLDANAAKLREGLRAAGYGEFVPAD; encoded by the coding sequence ATGAGCACGCTTTTCACCAAGATCCTAAACGGCGAGATTCCCGGCCGGTTTGTGTGGCGCGAGGACGGGGTCGGCGCTTTCCTCACCACCGGCCCCCTGGCTGACGGCCACACCCTGGTGGTCCCCACCGAAGAAGTGGACCGGTGGACGGACGCGTCGCCGGAGACGCTGACGAAAGTCATGGAGGTGGCAAGGCGGATCGGCGCAGTCCAGGTGGACATCTTTGGCGCGAGCCGGGCCGGGCTGATCGTGGCCGGGTACGAGATCAACCACCTGCACGTCCACGTGTGGCCGTCCCGGACCATGGCTGACTTCGACTTCGGATCCGCGGACCAGAACCCGGACCCTGCCGTGCTGGATGCCAATGCCGCCAAACTCCGCGAGGGGCTCCGGGCCGCCGGGTACGGGGAGTTTGTCCCGGCTGACTAG
- a CDS encoding NAD(P)-dependent alcohol dehydrogenase — MTPGRPVPPPLAKPIEPAADLPGSRLPANGVEGLLAAARGAVSQDSGLVPLTVARRAPKADDVEIAIEFCGLCHSDVHAARGEWGGQTYPLIPGHEIVGRVSRVGAGVTDFAVGDRVGVGCIVDSCRECESCLDGLEQYCENGMTGTYGATDRRNGDAMTQGGYSSSIVVDRRYILRIPDALDPAAAAPLLCAGVTTYSPLRHFDVEEGDVVGVVGLGGLGHMAVKLAKAMGARVVVFTTSESKVAAALELGADEVVLSRDADAMASANRTIDVIIDTVAAPHDLNALFRTLRVDGALFQLGLPSGEMPPVNPRTLIRRRVAYAGSLIGGIAETQEMLDFCAEHGVLADIEVVGAHQLDEAYDRMVAGDVKYRFVLDAGTLQSPAKEADA, encoded by the coding sequence ATGACCCCAGGACGCCCCGTTCCCCCGCCCCTTGCCAAACCCATCGAACCCGCCGCCGACCTCCCCGGCAGCCGTCTCCCCGCCAACGGGGTCGAGGGCCTGCTGGCGGCAGCCCGCGGAGCCGTGTCCCAGGACAGCGGACTGGTCCCGCTGACTGTCGCCCGGCGCGCACCCAAGGCCGACGACGTCGAAATCGCCATTGAATTCTGCGGCCTCTGCCATTCAGACGTCCATGCCGCCCGGGGTGAGTGGGGCGGCCAAACCTACCCGCTGATCCCAGGCCACGAGATTGTGGGACGGGTCAGCCGGGTCGGTGCCGGCGTCACGGACTTCGCCGTGGGTGACCGCGTGGGTGTCGGCTGCATCGTGGATTCCTGCCGGGAATGCGAAAGCTGCCTCGACGGCCTGGAACAGTACTGCGAAAACGGCATGACCGGAACGTACGGCGCCACGGACCGGAGGAACGGTGACGCCATGACCCAGGGCGGCTACTCCTCCTCAATCGTGGTGGACCGACGGTACATCCTCCGCATCCCGGACGCACTGGACCCGGCTGCCGCCGCGCCGCTGCTCTGCGCCGGTGTGACAACTTACTCCCCGCTGCGGCACTTCGATGTTGAAGAAGGCGACGTAGTGGGTGTGGTGGGCCTGGGCGGACTCGGGCACATGGCAGTCAAGCTGGCCAAAGCCATGGGTGCACGGGTGGTCGTTTTTACCACCTCGGAATCCAAGGTGGCCGCCGCGCTGGAGCTGGGAGCTGACGAGGTGGTCCTGTCCCGGGACGCGGACGCCATGGCAAGCGCCAACCGGACCATCGACGTCATCATCGACACCGTGGCGGCACCGCACGACCTGAACGCGCTGTTCCGCACCCTCCGCGTGGACGGCGCCCTGTTCCAGCTCGGCCTGCCGTCCGGGGAGATGCCTCCGGTCAATCCGCGGACCCTCATCCGCCGCCGAGTGGCCTATGCCGGCTCGCTGATCGGCGGTATCGCAGAAACACAGGAGATGCTGGACTTCTGCGCGGAACACGGCGTGCTGGCCGACATCGAAGTGGTCGGTGCGCACCAGCTTGATGAGGCTTACGACCGGATGGTTGCCGGCGACGTCAAATACCGTTTCGTGCTGGACGCCGGAACCCTTCAGTCACCCGCCAAGGAGGCAGACGCATGA
- a CDS encoding sulfurtransferase, whose amino-acid sequence MNPLMDVARLTELLAEGRRTVLLDVRWALGDPHGREHYLAGHLPGAVFVDLATELAAHAEPRRGRHPLPAPADFQAAARRWGINDGDVVVAYDDTGNMAAARAWWMLRNAGLPEAYLLDGGLGAWRAAGLAIETGPVQPVPGNVTLGDGAMPVVDAAAAATWAASGLLLDARAGERYRGEVEPVDPRAGHIPGAVSAPTSENVDGTGAFLPAAVLRSRFEVLGVREETPVAVYCGSGVTAAHQVAALAAAGFTAALYPGSFSEWSNHPDLPVATGPEPGRTTRGPAGNGAAGKGSVAL is encoded by the coding sequence ATGAATCCCCTGATGGACGTGGCCCGGCTGACGGAGCTCCTCGCTGAAGGCCGGCGCACCGTACTGCTGGACGTGCGCTGGGCGCTGGGGGATCCGCACGGCAGGGAACACTACCTCGCAGGCCATCTGCCCGGCGCCGTGTTCGTGGACCTGGCCACGGAACTCGCTGCCCACGCAGAGCCCAGGCGGGGGAGGCACCCCTTGCCCGCTCCCGCCGACTTCCAGGCGGCCGCCCGCCGCTGGGGAATCAACGACGGCGACGTGGTGGTGGCGTACGACGACACCGGAAACATGGCCGCCGCCAGGGCGTGGTGGATGCTGCGGAACGCCGGGTTGCCCGAGGCATACCTGCTCGACGGCGGATTGGGCGCCTGGCGTGCCGCCGGCCTGGCAATTGAAACGGGCCCGGTGCAGCCGGTCCCAGGCAACGTCACCTTGGGCGACGGAGCCATGCCTGTGGTCGACGCCGCTGCTGCCGCCACCTGGGCGGCCAGCGGGCTCCTGCTCGATGCGCGGGCGGGGGAGCGGTACCGCGGCGAGGTTGAGCCGGTGGACCCGCGTGCCGGTCACATCCCCGGGGCCGTCAGCGCGCCGACGTCGGAGAATGTCGACGGGACCGGCGCATTCCTGCCGGCGGCCGTGTTGAGGAGCAGGTTCGAGGTGCTGGGCGTCCGTGAAGAGACACCCGTGGCCGTGTACTGCGGTTCCGGCGTGACTGCCGCGCACCAGGTGGCTGCGCTGGCCGCCGCGGGATTTACGGCGGCGCTGTACCCGGGTTCGTTCTCCGAGTGGTCCAACCATCCGGACCTGCCGGTGGCCACAGGCCCCGAACCCGGACGCACCACCCGGGGGCCGGCTGGAAACGGCGCCGCAGGCAAGGGTAGCGTCGCACTATGA
- a CDS encoding PLP-dependent cysteine synthase family protein, giving the protein MRRITAENNRSADTHLYSIPLPEHWGVQLYLKDESTHRSGSLKHRLARSLFLFGLVNGWIRPGTTIVEASSGSTAVSEAYFAQLLGLPFVAVMARSTSPEKIALIEQFGGSCLLVDHASDVYSAAEEVAATSNGHYMDQFTYAERATDWRGNNNIAESIFGQLSQEEHPVPDWIVVGAGTGGTSATIGRYLRYHSHPTQLLVVDPENSAFYPGWLGGRTGATGPATGLPSRIEGIGRPRMEPSFVPSVIDRMVQVPDAASVAAMRHLRSLAGLHAGPSTGTNLWGVWQLIAEMLADGRHGSVVSLMCDGGERYAGSYHNAQWLASQGLEPAPWEAVIAEFFETGRWTGA; this is encoded by the coding sequence ATCCGCAGGATTACGGCGGAAAACAACCGCTCCGCCGACACCCATCTCTATTCCATTCCGCTGCCGGAGCACTGGGGCGTCCAGCTTTACCTGAAGGACGAGTCCACGCACCGGTCAGGGAGCCTGAAGCACCGGCTGGCACGTTCCCTCTTCCTCTTCGGCCTGGTCAACGGCTGGATCCGTCCCGGTACCACCATCGTCGAGGCCTCCAGCGGCAGCACCGCCGTCTCCGAGGCCTACTTCGCCCAACTGCTGGGGCTGCCGTTCGTCGCGGTCATGGCGCGCAGCACCAGCCCCGAAAAGATCGCCCTGATCGAACAGTTCGGCGGTTCCTGCCTCCTGGTGGACCACGCCTCCGATGTGTATTCGGCGGCGGAAGAGGTGGCCGCCACCTCCAACGGGCACTACATGGACCAGTTCACGTATGCCGAACGGGCCACTGACTGGCGTGGCAACAACAACATCGCCGAATCCATCTTCGGCCAGCTCAGCCAGGAAGAGCATCCGGTGCCGGACTGGATCGTGGTGGGAGCCGGAACCGGCGGCACCAGCGCCACCATCGGCCGCTACCTCCGGTACCACAGCCACCCCACGCAGCTGCTTGTGGTGGATCCCGAGAATTCAGCTTTCTACCCGGGCTGGCTTGGCGGGAGGACCGGCGCCACTGGCCCCGCCACGGGGCTGCCGTCCCGCATCGAAGGGATCGGGCGGCCGCGCATGGAACCGAGTTTCGTGCCGTCCGTGATCGACCGGATGGTCCAGGTCCCTGACGCAGCGTCGGTGGCTGCCATGCGGCACCTCCGTTCCCTCGCCGGGCTCCATGCCGGCCCGTCGACGGGAACCAACCTCTGGGGCGTCTGGCAGCTGATCGCGGAGATGCTGGCGGACGGCCGCCACGGCAGCGTCGTCTCGCTGATGTGCGACGGCGGCGAACGCTACGCGGGCAGCTACCACAACGCCCAGTGGCTGGCCTCCCAAGGCCTTGAACCCGCGCCGTGGGAAGCGGTCATCGCGGAGTTCTTCGAGACCGGCCGGTGGACGGGAGCCTAG
- a CDS encoding MBL fold metallo-hydrolase, protein MKLTKYTHACVRLEKDNRVLVIDPGNFSETGEALAGVESVLVTHEHADHIDVDAVAGALRNNKDLSLYAPAGVAAQMRSEAGDAQDRIHAVEPGSSFQAAGFDIRSFGGQHALIHPQIPVVANIGYLLDENLYHPGDSFIIPDGISVKTLLVPLHAPWSKAGEVVDFVVGVRAPKAFQIHDGLLNDNGLKIVEAHVKRIGAKYGTDYVHLAAGESVEI, encoded by the coding sequence ATGAAGCTGACGAAATACACCCATGCCTGTGTCCGCCTCGAGAAGGACAACCGGGTCCTGGTGATCGACCCCGGCAACTTCTCCGAAACCGGGGAGGCGCTGGCCGGTGTGGAATCGGTGCTGGTGACCCACGAACATGCTGACCATATCGACGTCGACGCAGTGGCAGGTGCCCTTCGCAACAACAAGGATCTATCGCTGTATGCCCCCGCAGGCGTCGCGGCGCAGATGCGCTCCGAAGCCGGGGACGCGCAGGACCGCATCCACGCCGTGGAACCGGGCTCCTCATTCCAGGCAGCAGGATTCGATATCCGGAGCTTCGGCGGCCAGCATGCACTGATCCACCCGCAGATTCCGGTGGTGGCGAACATCGGCTACCTGCTGGATGAAAACCTGTACCACCCGGGCGACTCGTTCATCATCCCCGACGGCATCAGTGTGAAGACCCTCCTGGTCCCGTTGCATGCGCCCTGGAGCAAGGCCGGTGAGGTGGTGGACTTCGTGGTGGGCGTGCGCGCGCCGAAAGCCTTCCAGATCCATGACGGACTGCTCAACGATAACGGCCTGAAGATCGTAGAGGCCCACGTCAAGCGGATCGGTGCCAAGTATGGGACCGACTATGTCCACCTGGCTGCAGGGGAGTCCGTGGAAATCTAG
- a CDS encoding Fur family transcriptional regulator: MPLGAKADSTPPAPPAGAGKEQRVTKQRRAVSAALDELDDFVSTQELYRILQNQGVSVSLATAYRILQSLADEGLVDVLRNGEGEAVYRRCAVTEHHHHLLCRNCGRAVEVEAPAVETWAARTAAEHGFTEVAHTVEIFGLCPDCTALKAAGRL, from the coding sequence ATGCCGCTCGGCGCCAAGGCTGATTCCACCCCGCCTGCCCCGCCTGCGGGTGCCGGCAAGGAACAGCGCGTCACCAAGCAGCGCCGTGCCGTCAGCGCTGCACTGGACGAACTGGACGACTTCGTCAGCACCCAGGAGCTGTACAGGATCCTGCAGAACCAGGGCGTCTCGGTATCCCTGGCAACCGCCTACCGAATCCTCCAGTCGCTCGCGGACGAGGGATTGGTGGACGTGCTGCGCAACGGCGAAGGCGAAGCCGTCTACCGGCGCTGCGCCGTCACGGAGCACCACCACCACCTGTTGTGCCGCAACTGCGGCAGGGCCGTGGAGGTGGAGGCGCCCGCCGTCGAAACCTGGGCTGCCCGCACCGCTGCCGAGCACGGTTTCACCGAGGTGGCGCACACCGTGGAAATCTTTGGCCTCTGCCCGGACTGCACCGCGCTCAAGGCCGCCGGCCGGCTCTAA
- a CDS encoding metal ABC transporter permease produces the protein MDADSILGAIFNFDNYGELLVLVQNSIWAGAILGLLGGLVGTFVMKRDLAFAVHGISELSFAGAAFALLIGADIVFGSLVGSVAAALLLGLMGVRARDKNSIIGVIMPFGLGLGILFLSLYEGRAANKFGLLTGQIVSVDTVQLQALAGTAVVVMLALVAMWRPLNFASVDPELAEARGVPVRTLAIVFMVLLGVSVALSIQVVGALLVLALLITPAAAALRVTSSPVAVVALSVAFAVTATVGGILLALGGRIPISPYVTTLSFLIYVVCRVIGSVRQRRGINGRVLQPR, from the coding sequence ATGGACGCTGACAGCATCCTCGGAGCCATCTTCAACTTCGACAACTACGGTGAGCTGCTGGTCCTGGTGCAGAACTCCATCTGGGCCGGAGCCATCCTGGGCCTCCTGGGCGGCCTGGTGGGAACCTTCGTCATGAAGCGGGACCTCGCCTTCGCGGTGCACGGCATCTCCGAGCTGTCATTCGCCGGTGCGGCGTTCGCCCTGCTCATCGGCGCCGATATTGTCTTTGGTTCCCTCGTCGGCTCCGTCGCCGCGGCACTCCTGCTGGGGCTGATGGGCGTCAGGGCGCGGGACAAGAACTCGATCATCGGCGTCATCATGCCTTTCGGGCTCGGCCTGGGAATCCTCTTCCTGTCCCTTTATGAGGGCCGCGCCGCCAACAAGTTCGGCCTGCTGACCGGCCAGATCGTGTCCGTCGACACGGTCCAGCTCCAGGCGCTGGCAGGAACCGCCGTGGTGGTCATGCTCGCGCTCGTTGCCATGTGGCGGCCGCTGAACTTCGCCAGCGTGGATCCCGAGCTTGCCGAAGCACGGGGTGTTCCGGTGCGGACCCTGGCCATTGTCTTCATGGTCCTACTGGGCGTCAGTGTGGCGTTGTCCATCCAGGTGGTGGGCGCCCTGCTGGTGCTGGCCCTGCTGATTACGCCTGCTGCAGCCGCGCTTCGGGTGACATCCTCCCCTGTGGCCGTGGTGGCGCTGAGCGTGGCCTTCGCTGTGACGGCGACGGTGGGCGGAATCCTGCTGGCCCTCGGCGGACGGATTCCCATCAGCCCCTACGTGACCACGTTGTCGTTCCTGATCTATGTGGTGTGCCGCGTCATCGGATCGGTCCGGCAGCGCAGGGGCATCAACGGGCGGGTCCTGCAACCGCGCTGA